A part of Citrifermentans bremense genomic DNA contains:
- a CDS encoding DNA internalization-related competence protein ComEC/Rec2 yields the protein MVSADLADALPSPWALPALLAVALSACFVRSRFPFQLSLSLLFFVWGALSLSPFLRPVDHLVAVAGDEPALVEGVVDQRPEGTVTGGAKLYLQVERLWIGSGETAAHGRLLVYVREGRVPFCSGDRVVFRSRIRQPRDFGLPGEVEQARRLAYQGIFATGFVLEASEIVLLRSGAGLAHRVDRLAASLGRFIEKEVPGSEGGVLKALLLGDKGDVPEQLQDAYARSGVNHILSISGFHVGIVFLAVFHLMYFAARRSETLALRLNLKQLLPLSVLPVLLFYLLLSGAAPATLRSVLMICAVVAALHLRRELDPINTVMLAACAILFVSPQIFFEVSFQLSFLAIWGLAVLAPPLAGRFAGVPALLRWLLLLAVASLAAVVATLVPVAYYFQRVSLIGLVANLLVVPLMGYGAVVAGFASLCLSHIYEPAAQALLQLAALLVRVSDRVIEYLSLAPVLTGYVPGKLDLLLACLALCAVTFPKSRIKRLAALSPLLLALVWRAVPSGATGSGLMHLYFLSVGQGDATLAHLPDGKWMLVDGGGNANDTSARVGPRLLLPALRALGVRRIDYLVLTHEHPDHLQGVSYLAARFEVGEFWESALPSSAHDYRQLKWILAARGVPVRRLDGEGSVFAAGGAVVQSLWPLAAGQPASDDANDSSLVFRLSHGGASVLLTGDLRENGERALLARGTLSPSSLLKVAHHGSRHSTCEEFLAALSPKEAVISSGYANVFRLPAPSTISRLQRHGVRVYRTDQEGTIEAVMAPDGKVTVSVPWGHFN from the coding sequence TTGGTCAGCGCCGATCTCGCTGATGCGCTCCCTTCTCCCTGGGCCCTTCCGGCGCTACTTGCCGTCGCCCTCTCCGCCTGCTTCGTCAGGAGCCGGTTCCCCTTCCAGCTCTCGCTGTCGCTGCTCTTCTTCGTCTGGGGCGCCCTCTCGCTCTCTCCCTTTCTGCGCCCTGTCGATCATCTCGTCGCGGTCGCCGGCGACGAACCGGCCCTTGTCGAGGGGGTGGTGGACCAGCGCCCGGAGGGGACGGTTACCGGAGGAGCGAAACTGTACCTGCAGGTGGAGCGGCTTTGGATCGGATCGGGCGAGACAGCGGCACATGGTCGTCTGCTGGTTTACGTCAGAGAGGGGAGGGTGCCTTTTTGCAGCGGCGACCGGGTCGTTTTCCGCTCCAGGATCCGCCAACCGCGCGACTTCGGGTTGCCCGGAGAGGTTGAGCAGGCGCGCCGTCTTGCCTACCAGGGCATTTTCGCCACCGGCTTCGTACTGGAGGCAAGTGAGATCGTACTGCTGCGGTCAGGGGCGGGACTAGCACACCGGGTGGACCGGCTGGCCGCTTCGCTTGGTCGCTTCATAGAGAAGGAGGTACCCGGCAGCGAGGGGGGAGTACTCAAGGCGCTGCTTTTGGGAGACAAGGGGGACGTCCCCGAACAGCTGCAGGATGCCTACGCCAGAAGCGGGGTGAACCACATACTCTCAATTTCGGGCTTTCATGTGGGGATCGTCTTCCTGGCGGTGTTCCATCTCATGTACTTCGCCGCGCGACGCAGCGAGACTTTGGCGCTGCGCCTGAACCTGAAGCAGCTGCTTCCGCTCTCGGTCTTGCCGGTGCTGCTCTTCTACCTGCTGCTCTCCGGGGCAGCTCCGGCCACGCTGAGAAGCGTGCTGATGATCTGCGCCGTGGTGGCTGCCCTGCACCTAAGGCGCGAGCTGGATCCAATCAACACCGTGATGCTTGCCGCCTGCGCCATCCTGTTTGTCTCCCCCCAGATCTTTTTCGAGGTGTCGTTCCAACTTTCCTTTCTGGCGATCTGGGGACTCGCTGTCCTCGCTCCCCCTCTGGCGGGACGGTTTGCCGGGGTCCCTGCGCTGCTGCGCTGGCTGTTGCTTCTTGCCGTCGCCTCGCTGGCTGCGGTCGTGGCCACCCTGGTTCCCGTCGCCTACTACTTCCAGCGGGTGAGCCTGATCGGGCTGGTCGCGAACCTCCTGGTCGTGCCGCTCATGGGATACGGGGCAGTGGTCGCGGGTTTCGCCTCGCTTTGCCTGAGCCATATTTACGAGCCCGCGGCGCAGGCGCTGCTTCAGCTAGCGGCGCTGCTCGTTCGCGTCTCGGACCGGGTGATCGAATACCTCTCCCTGGCTCCGGTGCTGACCGGGTACGTTCCGGGAAAGCTGGATTTGCTGCTTGCCTGCCTGGCGCTTTGCGCCGTCACCTTCCCCAAATCAAGAATCAAGCGACTGGCGGCGCTCTCTCCCCTGCTCCTGGCCCTTGTGTGGCGGGCTGTTCCGTCAGGAGCCACCGGCAGCGGACTGATGCACCTGTACTTTCTGAGTGTGGGGCAGGGGGACGCGACGCTTGCCCATCTCCCCGACGGCAAGTGGATGCTGGTGGACGGCGGAGGGAATGCGAATGATACCTCGGCCCGCGTGGGACCGCGCCTGCTGCTACCGGCGCTGCGGGCCCTTGGGGTGCGGCGGATCGATTACCTGGTGCTCACCCACGAACATCCGGACCATCTGCAGGGTGTCTCCTACCTTGCTGCCCGTTTCGAGGTGGGGGAGTTCTGGGAGAGCGCCCTCCCTTCGAGCGCCCATGACTACCGGCAGCTCAAGTGGATACTGGCGGCGCGCGGGGTGCCGGTGCGCAGGCTGGACGGCGAGGGCTCAGTCTTTGCGGCCGGAGGCGCTGTGGTGCAGTCGCTCTGGCCTTTGGCGGCCGGCCAGCCTGCTTCCGATGATGCCAACGACTCGTCGCTGGTCTTCAGGTTAAGCCATGGGGGTGCTTCGGTGCTTCTCACCGGGGACCTGCGGGAAAACGGGGAACGGGCGCTCCTGGCGCGCGGCACGCTGTCGCCTTCTTCGCTTTTGAAGGTGGCGCACCACGGCAGCAGGCACTCGACCTGCGAAGAGTTTCTCGCCGCGCTCTCGCCCAAAGAGGCCGTGATATCGTCGGGATACGCCAACGTGTTCCGGCTTCCGGCTCCAAGTACTATCTCCCGTCTGCAAAGGCACGGCGTCCGGGTCTATCGCACAGATCAGGAAGGCACAATCGAGGCTGTCATGGCACCAGATGGCAAGGTTACTGTCTCAGTACCTTGGGGGCATTTTAATTGA
- a CDS encoding GGDEF domain-containing response regulator — protein sequence MERILLVEDDSFFREIFTDLLKEDGYSVEVAVSGEEALEMIGKGGYHLVVTDLVMRDVSGLDILSTVKRLDPATAVIMVTGHANVETAIYALKNGATDYLIKPINHDEFRHIVAHCMEQRKLLDENLELKGLVNLFQVSQNIANCLELERIYPLLMEALSKEIGASRGLGYFSDGGQLVLRELKGIDELKAPLLGQAVIAECDLHDDGVSNLVMLKDFLPDGADYGDVREAICLYIRQKSTLEGVIILFNDPAAALPREVNRKHVTFLLDQASLALENAARYNFAKDLLYIDELTGLYNYRYLDVVLERELKRSERYGSNLSVLFLDIDLFKSVNDTFGHLIGSRVLREIGTLLRKSVRDVDAVIRYGGDEYTIVLVETGLDGAAIVAERIRKMVEGHTFAKADGLAIKLTVSLGYACSPDDAGTKAELLEMADQAMYRGKTAGKNKAFHAQRLTSPP from the coding sequence ATGGAAAGGATTCTTTTAGTCGAAGACGACAGCTTCTTCAGAGAGATCTTCACGGACCTTCTCAAGGAAGATGGCTATAGCGTCGAGGTGGCCGTCTCCGGTGAAGAGGCGTTGGAGATGATCGGGAAGGGCGGGTATCACCTGGTTGTCACCGACCTGGTGATGCGCGACGTGAGCGGGCTGGACATTCTGTCGACGGTAAAGAGGCTGGACCCGGCTACCGCGGTCATCATGGTGACCGGGCACGCCAACGTGGAAACCGCCATCTACGCGCTCAAAAACGGTGCCACCGATTACCTCATCAAGCCGATCAACCACGATGAATTCCGCCATATAGTCGCGCACTGCATGGAGCAGCGCAAGCTTCTGGATGAAAACCTCGAACTGAAGGGGCTGGTGAACCTGTTTCAGGTGAGCCAGAACATCGCCAACTGCCTGGAACTGGAGCGTATTTATCCCCTTTTGATGGAGGCGCTCTCCAAGGAGATCGGCGCCAGCCGGGGGCTGGGCTACTTCAGCGACGGCGGACAGCTGGTGCTGCGCGAGTTGAAGGGCATCGACGAGCTGAAAGCCCCCCTGCTAGGCCAGGCGGTGATTGCCGAGTGCGACCTGCATGACGACGGTGTCAGCAACCTGGTGATGCTCAAAGATTTTCTCCCCGATGGGGCGGATTATGGCGACGTCCGGGAGGCGATCTGCCTCTACATCCGGCAGAAAAGCACGCTGGAGGGGGTAATCATCCTGTTCAACGACCCCGCCGCCGCGCTCCCCAGGGAGGTCAACCGCAAGCACGTCACCTTCCTCCTGGATCAGGCCTCGCTCGCCCTGGAAAATGCCGCACGTTACAACTTCGCCAAGGACCTGCTCTACATCGACGAGCTGACCGGCCTTTACAACTACCGCTACCTCGACGTGGTGCTGGAGCGGGAGCTGAAGCGCTCCGAGCGTTACGGCTCCAACCTCTCCGTGCTCTTCCTTGACATCGACCTCTTCAAGTCGGTGAACGACACCTTCGGCCACCTGATCGGCAGCCGCGTGCTGCGGGAGATCGGCACCCTGCTCAGAAAGAGCGTCCGTGACGTTGACGCCGTGATCCGCTACGGCGGCGACGAATACACCATCGTGCTGGTGGAGACCGGACTCGACGGCGCGGCGATAGTTGCCGAGCGTATCAGGAAGATGGTCGAAGGGCATACCTTCGCCAAGGCCGACGGGCTTGCCATCAAGCTCACCGTCAGTCTCGGCTACGCCTGCTCCCCGGACGACGCCGGCACCAAGGCGGAGCTCCTCGAGATGGCGGACCAGGCGATGTACCGTGGCAAGACCGCCGGCAAGAACAAGGCTTTCCACGCCCAGCGGCTGACCAGCCCCCCCTAA
- the hisS gene encoding histidine--tRNA ligase, with the protein MAITGIKGFNDILPGEVEKWQYIEATARRVFELYGLSEIRIPILEKTELFCRSIGDATDIVEKEMYSFVDKGENKVTMRPEGTASVMRAYVEHKMHALDPVARLYYMGPMFRYERPQKGRYRQFHQIGAEITGVAAPSVDAQVLTMLTHFFNELGLTEPSLQINSLGCPCCRPVYREALKKFLLDRIDSLCEDCKRRYDTNPLRALDCKSAGCQEATQGAPSMLDYLCGDCGAHFDQTRKYLELAGTPYAINKRMVRGLDYYTRTTFEMVTTLLGAQSAVAAGGRYDGLIAEIGGPQIPGIGFAMGVERVALLLAEKEFSRRPDLFIAAMGEEAHAEAFRLMSALQRGGAAVEIDYEGKSLKSQMRRADKCNSRFTLIIGGDELSSGTAPLKNMDGGTQSEVPLSADAILSAMKTQ; encoded by the coding sequence GTGGCGATAACAGGCATCAAGGGTTTCAACGACATCCTCCCGGGCGAAGTCGAGAAGTGGCAGTACATCGAGGCGACTGCGCGCCGGGTTTTCGAACTATACGGGCTCTCCGAGATCAGGATCCCCATCCTGGAGAAGACCGAGCTTTTCTGCCGCTCCATAGGAGACGCGACCGACATCGTGGAAAAGGAGATGTACTCCTTCGTCGATAAGGGGGAGAACAAGGTGACCATGCGCCCGGAGGGGACCGCGTCGGTGATGCGGGCCTACGTCGAGCACAAGATGCACGCCCTTGACCCGGTCGCGCGCCTTTACTACATGGGGCCGATGTTCCGCTACGAGCGTCCGCAAAAGGGGCGCTACCGCCAGTTCCACCAGATCGGGGCCGAGATCACCGGGGTGGCCGCGCCGAGCGTCGACGCCCAGGTGCTCACCATGCTGACCCATTTCTTCAACGAACTGGGACTCACCGAACCCTCCCTGCAGATCAACTCGCTGGGTTGCCCCTGCTGCCGCCCGGTCTACCGCGAGGCGCTCAAGAAGTTCCTCCTGGACCGGATCGACAGCCTCTGCGAGGACTGCAAGCGCCGCTACGACACGAACCCGCTGCGCGCGCTGGACTGCAAGTCCGCAGGTTGCCAGGAGGCTACCCAGGGCGCTCCCTCCATGCTCGACTACCTCTGCGGCGACTGCGGCGCCCACTTCGACCAGACCAGGAAGTACCTGGAGCTCGCCGGCACCCCCTACGCCATCAACAAGAGGATGGTGCGAGGTCTCGACTACTACACCCGGACCACCTTCGAGATGGTGACGACGCTTCTGGGCGCGCAGAGCGCCGTGGCGGCTGGGGGGCGCTATGACGGCCTGATCGCCGAGATCGGAGGCCCCCAGATTCCTGGTATCGGCTTTGCCATGGGGGTCGAGCGGGTAGCGCTGCTTCTGGCCGAGAAGGAATTCTCGCGCCGCCCCGACCTCTTCATCGCGGCCATGGGGGAGGAGGCTCACGCCGAGGCGTTCCGCCTCATGTCGGCGCTGCAGAGAGGCGGCGCGGCGGTGGAGATCGACTACGAAGGTAAGAGCCTGAAGAGCCAGATGAGGCGCGCGGACAAGTGCAACTCCCGCTTCACCCTGATCATCGGCGGGGACGAACTCTCCAGCGGTACCGCCCCCCTGAAGAACATGGACGGCGGCACCCAGTCCGAGGTGCCGCTTAGCGCCGATGCCATCTTGTCCGCTATGAAGACGCAGTAG
- a CDS encoding pirin family protein — MITIRKSEDRGHADHGWLDTYHSFSFASYYDPRHMGFSNLRVINEDRVEAGAGFPTHPHRDMEIISYVLEGALEHRDSMGNGSVIRPGEVQRMSAGTGITHSEFNHSKDEGLHFFQIWILPQRDGITPSYEQKLFPEQEKKGRLRLIASADGAEGSVTINQDAKMYASLLGQGQEVVHHLARGRHAWVQAARGSITVNGHLLEAGDGAAVSDEDLVRLTARQPSEVLLFDLP, encoded by the coding sequence ATGATCACGATCAGAAAATCCGAAGACAGAGGGCATGCCGATCACGGCTGGCTCGACACCTACCACAGCTTTTCCTTCGCCAGCTACTACGACCCCAGGCACATGGGTTTCAGTAACCTGCGGGTCATAAACGAAGACCGGGTCGAGGCTGGAGCGGGATTCCCCACCCACCCGCACCGGGACATGGAGATCATCTCCTACGTTCTGGAAGGGGCGCTGGAACACCGCGACAGCATGGGGAACGGATCCGTGATACGGCCGGGAGAGGTGCAAAGGATGAGCGCCGGCACCGGCATCACCCACAGTGAGTTCAACCATTCCAAGGACGAGGGGCTTCACTTCTTCCAGATCTGGATTCTGCCGCAAAGAGACGGGATCACGCCGAGCTACGAGCAGAAGCTGTTTCCAGAGCAGGAAAAAAAGGGAAGGTTGCGCCTGATCGCCTCGGCAGACGGCGCCGAAGGGTCCGTCACCATCAACCAGGACGCGAAGATGTATGCGAGTCTTCTCGGCCAAGGCCAGGAAGTGGTGCACCACCTGGCGCGTGGGCGCCACGCCTGGGTTCAAGCGGCACGCGGAAGCATCACCGTAAACGGTCACCTGCTTGAAGCGGGAGACGGAGCGGCGGTAAGCGACGAGGACCTGGTGCGCCTGACCGCAAGGCAACCAAGCGAGGTGCTGCTTTTCGATCTCCCCTAA
- a CDS encoding CDGSH iron-sulfur domain-containing protein, with the protein MNQTTTKGPIVVDLEPGTYYRCTCGKSATAPFCDGAHVGSGKAPLAFEVKAKQQVYLCNCGKTANAPYCDGNCQKA; encoded by the coding sequence ATGAATCAGACCACCACCAAAGGACCCATTGTCGTCGATCTCGAGCCGGGCACCTACTACCGCTGCACCTGCGGCAAATCGGCGACCGCACCCTTTTGCGACGGTGCGCATGTAGGTAGCGGCAAGGCGCCACTGGCGTTCGAGGTCAAGGCAAAGCAGCAGGTGTACCTTTGCAACTGTGGGAAAACCGCCAACGCGCCCTACTGCGACGGCAACTGCCAGAAGGCATAG
- the dnaE gene encoding DNA polymerase III subunit alpha, protein MDSANFVHLHLHSQYSLLDGAIRIGDLIKKVKDCHMPAVAMTDHGNMFGTLEFYLKCKDKGVKPILGSEVYIAPQDRFLKQAPSSPDQASSYHLILLCENMTGFKNLSYLVSAGYKEGFYRRPRIDKELLLKHKEGLIVLSACLQGEVAYLAGRNKMDEARAAASWYAENFPGSYYIELQENKLPEQDVANRRLMEIAREMDLPLVATNDCHYLNREDARAHEILLCIQTGKTMSDPTHMAFSVDEFYVKTPEEMAQAFHYAPDAIENTVKIAERCNLEFDFKTYYFPAYEAPEGETLDQQLEREATVGLVERLKKIRIKYNLTEEQEQAYHARLRIELDCIKQMGFPGYFLIVADFINWAKDHGIPVGPGRGSAAGSLVAFCIRITDIDPMPYNLLFERFLNPERISMPDIDVDFCQDRREEVIQYMVEKYGREKVCQIITFGTMAARGVIRDVGRALDLTFGEVDRIAKLVPEVLGITLEKALEQEPKLKELMAADPKVKEVMTVALRLEGLARHASTHAAGLVVAPKQMEEFCPVYKDQKTGSLTTQYSMKYVEKIGLVKFDFLGLKNLTVIDNACKHIRNGKDPNFDITLLRDDDAESYKLLQAGNTTGVFQLESSGMKELLVKLKPSCFEDIIAVCALYRPGPLGSGMVDDFIERKHGRKQTVYDLPQLEPVLKDTYGVIVYQEQVMQIARSLAGYSLGGADLLRRAMGKKDAEQMAKERDKFLEGSEKLGLDGKKCAAIFDLMAKFAEYGFNKSHSAAYALVAYQTAFLKAHYPVEFMAALLTEDMGNTDKVIKSIGDCREMGIEVLPPDINESDRSFRVLDKAMRFGLGAVKNVGEGAIEAIIEARGNEPFKDLFDFCERVDLRRVNKRVIEALIKCGAFDCTGAKRSQLMAGLEDAAAAGQRVQQERESAQASLFGAAEIVRGGNGGGNRLPDIPEWDEKYRLGCEKEAIGFFITGHPLDRYVADMRRFSSVDCSTILDAKEKSEVRICGVPASIKELITKKGDRMAFLALEDLVGAVEVVVFPETYAKCSEVLRGDDPIHVTGTVELSEKGAKVMASDIILLRDLVERETRKVNFTIDAKEADEGKLKTLKDIISRYQGICRSFLHLDIENSSRVTIKLPDVYKVAASEELTVEVSNLFGYNAVSFE, encoded by the coding sequence ATGGATTCAGCAAATTTCGTTCACCTCCATCTCCACTCCCAGTACTCGCTCCTGGACGGGGCGATCCGCATCGGTGACCTGATAAAGAAGGTGAAGGATTGCCACATGCCGGCCGTCGCCATGACGGACCACGGCAACATGTTCGGCACTCTCGAGTTCTATCTCAAGTGCAAGGACAAGGGGGTGAAGCCCATCCTGGGGAGCGAGGTGTACATAGCGCCGCAGGACAGGTTCTTGAAGCAGGCACCCTCCAGCCCCGACCAGGCCTCCAGCTATCACCTGATCCTTTTGTGCGAGAACATGACCGGCTTCAAGAACCTCTCCTACCTCGTCTCGGCGGGGTACAAGGAAGGGTTCTACCGCCGCCCCCGCATCGACAAGGAGCTCCTTTTAAAGCACAAGGAGGGGCTCATCGTCCTCTCCGCCTGCCTGCAGGGTGAGGTGGCGTATCTCGCCGGGCGCAACAAGATGGACGAGGCGCGCGCCGCGGCCTCCTGGTACGCCGAGAACTTCCCGGGAAGCTACTACATCGAGCTGCAGGAGAACAAACTCCCCGAGCAGGACGTCGCCAACCGACGGCTCATGGAGATCGCCCGGGAGATGGACCTGCCGCTGGTCGCCACCAACGACTGCCATTATCTGAACCGCGAGGACGCGAGGGCCCACGAGATCCTCCTCTGCATCCAGACCGGCAAGACCATGAGCGACCCGACCCACATGGCGTTCTCCGTGGATGAGTTCTACGTGAAGACCCCCGAGGAGATGGCGCAGGCTTTCCACTACGCGCCGGACGCGATCGAGAACACGGTCAAGATCGCCGAGCGCTGCAACTTGGAGTTCGACTTCAAGACCTACTACTTCCCCGCCTACGAGGCCCCGGAAGGGGAGACGCTGGACCAGCAGCTGGAGCGCGAGGCGACGGTCGGCCTCGTCGAGCGGCTGAAGAAGATCCGCATCAAGTACAACCTCACCGAGGAGCAGGAACAGGCCTACCACGCCCGGCTGCGCATCGAGCTGGACTGCATCAAGCAGATGGGGTTCCCGGGCTACTTCCTGATCGTCGCCGACTTCATCAACTGGGCGAAAGACCACGGCATCCCCGTCGGCCCGGGCAGGGGTTCCGCGGCGGGATCCCTCGTCGCCTTCTGCATCAGGATCACCGACATCGATCCTATGCCGTACAACCTCCTTTTCGAGCGCTTCCTGAACCCCGAACGTATCTCCATGCCTGATATCGACGTCGACTTCTGCCAGGATCGCCGCGAAGAGGTGATCCAGTACATGGTCGAGAAGTACGGCCGGGAGAAGGTCTGCCAGATCATCACCTTCGGCACCATGGCCGCGCGCGGCGTCATTCGCGACGTAGGGCGCGCCCTGGACCTCACCTTCGGCGAGGTGGACCGGATCGCGAAGCTGGTCCCGGAGGTGCTCGGCATCACGCTGGAAAAGGCGCTGGAGCAGGAGCCGAAGCTGAAGGAGCTGATGGCAGCCGACCCGAAGGTGAAGGAGGTCATGACCGTCGCCCTCAGACTGGAGGGGCTTGCCCGCCACGCCTCGACGCATGCGGCCGGCCTCGTGGTCGCGCCCAAGCAGATGGAGGAGTTCTGCCCGGTCTACAAGGACCAGAAGACCGGTTCCCTGACCACGCAGTACTCGATGAAGTACGTGGAGAAGATCGGCCTGGTGAAGTTCGACTTCCTGGGGCTCAAGAACCTGACCGTCATCGACAACGCCTGCAAGCACATCAGAAACGGCAAGGATCCCAACTTCGACATCACGCTTTTGCGCGACGACGACGCGGAGTCATACAAGCTGTTGCAGGCCGGCAACACCACCGGCGTCTTCCAGCTCGAGTCCAGCGGCATGAAGGAGCTCCTAGTCAAGCTGAAGCCCTCCTGCTTCGAGGACATCATCGCGGTCTGCGCCCTCTACCGTCCGGGCCCGTTGGGCAGCGGCATGGTGGACGACTTCATCGAAAGAAAGCACGGCCGCAAGCAGACCGTCTACGACCTGCCGCAGCTCGAGCCGGTCCTTAAAGACACCTACGGCGTCATCGTCTACCAGGAACAGGTCATGCAGATCGCCCGATCGCTCGCCGGCTACTCGCTCGGCGGCGCGGACCTCTTGCGCCGCGCCATGGGTAAGAAGGACGCCGAGCAGATGGCGAAAGAGCGCGACAAGTTCCTGGAGGGGTCCGAGAAGCTCGGCCTCGACGGGAAGAAGTGCGCCGCCATCTTCGACCTGATGGCGAAGTTCGCCGAGTACGGCTTCAACAAGTCGCACTCCGCCGCCTACGCCCTGGTCGCCTACCAGACCGCTTTTCTCAAGGCCCACTACCCGGTCGAGTTCATGGCTGCCCTTCTGACCGAGGACATGGGGAACACCGACAAGGTCATCAAGAGCATCGGCGACTGCCGCGAGATGGGAATCGAGGTGCTCCCCCCCGACATCAACGAGTCGGATCGCTCCTTCCGCGTGCTGGACAAGGCGATGCGTTTTGGTCTGGGCGCGGTGAAGAACGTGGGGGAGGGGGCCATCGAAGCGATCATCGAGGCCCGCGGCAACGAGCCGTTCAAGGACCTCTTCGATTTCTGCGAGCGCGTCGACCTGCGCCGGGTCAACAAAAGGGTGATAGAGGCGCTGATCAAGTGCGGCGCCTTCGACTGCACCGGCGCGAAACGGTCCCAGCTCATGGCGGGGCTGGAGGATGCCGCGGCTGCTGGGCAGAGAGTGCAGCAGGAGCGCGAGAGCGCGCAGGCGTCGCTTTTCGGCGCCGCCGAGATCGTGCGCGGCGGCAACGGCGGCGGCAACCGGCTTCCCGACATCCCCGAGTGGGACGAGAAGTATCGCCTGGGGTGCGAGAAGGAGGCGATCGGCTTCTTCATCACCGGACACCCGCTGGACCGCTACGTCGCCGACATGAGGCGCTTCTCCAGCGTGGACTGCTCCACCATCCTCGACGCCAAGGAGAAGAGCGAGGTGAGGATCTGCGGCGTGCCGGCCAGCATCAAGGAGCTGATCACCAAGAAGGGTGACCGGATGGCCTTCCTCGCGCTGGAGGACCTGGTGGGCGCGGTGGAGGTGGTGGTCTTCCCGGAGACCTACGCCAAGTGCTCCGAGGTGCTCAGGGGCGACGACCCCATCCACGTCACCGGCACGGTGGAATTGAGCGAGAAGGGGGCCAAGGTGATGGCGAGCGACATCATCCTCCTGCGCGACCTGGTGGAGCGTGAAACGAGAAAGGTGAATTTCACCATAGACGCAAAAGAGGCCGACGAAGGGAAGCTCAAGACTCTCAAAGACATCATCTCCCGCTACCAGGGGATCTGTCGCAGCTTCCTGCACCTTGACATAGAGAACAGCTCTAGAGTGACCATCAAGCTTCCCGATGTTTACAAAGTCGCTGCAAGTGAAGAATTAACAGTGGAAGTGAGCAACCTCTTCGGCTATAATGCCGTGTCCTTCGAGTGA
- a CDS encoding acetyl-CoA carboxylase carboxyltransferase subunit alpha: MALQQSYLDFEKPLAELDKKIQELHGFSTEGVDLSAEIAKLEQKSEKMRQEMFANLSRWQTAQVARHINRPFTLDYLELIFTEFVELHGDRNFGDDHAIVGGLARLDGEPVMVIGHQKGRDTKEKVFRNFGMPNPEGYRKALRLMEMAERFKLPIITFVDTPGAFPGIGAEERGQAEAIARNLREMSRLTVPIIVVITGEGGSGGALAIAVGDRVLMLQHSVYAVISPEGCAAILWSDGTKGAQAAEALKLTAKDIKELEVIDEIVPEPAGGAHRDHEAMAKNLHEALSRNLKELKAVPAEDLIEQRYQKFRKMSRFAE; encoded by the coding sequence ATGGCATTGCAACAAAGCTATCTGGATTTCGAGAAGCCGCTGGCCGAGTTGGACAAGAAGATCCAGGAACTGCACGGCTTTTCCACCGAAGGGGTGGACCTGTCGGCTGAGATCGCCAAGCTGGAGCAAAAGTCGGAGAAGATGCGCCAGGAGATGTTCGCCAACCTCTCCCGCTGGCAGACCGCCCAGGTGGCGCGCCACATCAACCGTCCCTTCACCCTCGACTACCTGGAGCTGATCTTCACCGAGTTCGTGGAACTGCACGGCGACCGCAACTTCGGCGACGACCACGCCATCGTGGGCGGGCTGGCGAGGCTGGACGGCGAGCCGGTGATGGTGATCGGCCACCAGAAGGGGCGCGACACCAAGGAGAAGGTGTTCCGCAACTTCGGCATGCCCAATCCGGAAGGGTACCGCAAGGCGCTGCGCCTCATGGAGATGGCCGAGCGCTTCAAGCTTCCCATCATCACCTTCGTCGACACCCCGGGCGCTTTCCCCGGCATCGGCGCCGAGGAGCGCGGCCAGGCCGAGGCGATCGCCCGCAACCTGCGCGAGATGTCCCGGCTGACCGTGCCCATCATCGTTGTCATCACCGGTGAGGGTGGCTCCGGCGGCGCACTCGCCATCGCCGTGGGCGACAGGGTCCTCATGCTGCAGCACTCCGTCTACGCCGTCATCTCCCCCGAGGGTTGCGCCGCGATCCTTTGGTCCGACGGCACCAAGGGGGCCCAGGCCGCCGAGGCGCTGAAACTGACCGCGAAAGACATCAAGGAGCTCGAGGTCATCGACGAGATCGTGCCCGAGCCGGCCGGTGGTGCCCACCGCGACCACGAGGCCATGGCCAAGAACCTGCACGAGGCGCTCTCCAGGAACCTGAAGGAGCTGAAGGCGGTCCCGGCAGAGGATCTGATCGAGCAGCGTTATCAGAAGTTCCGCAAGATGAGCCGCTTCGCCGAGTAA